In Desulfobaculum bizertense DSM 18034, the sequence GAGAGGCCACACGTCTTCCCTGTGGTCCTGCGCAAAGCGGATGCTTTCACGAATGGTCGTGATAACCGCGTCCCGTTCTTCCTGTGGCAGTGATTTTTTGGCGGCAATAACGCCCAGTGGAATTGGGGCGACTTCGCCCTGTTCCTTCCACCATGCTCCAAGGTCCATACGCAGTTCCAGACCATAGCGGGCATAGACCAGCGCGGTTTCATGAATCACCAGACCTGCATCGACTTTTTTGTCCTGCACGGCTTTGACGATGTCAGAAAAAAGCATGGGGACCGGGGTAAAGCCATTGGGAAGCGCTGCGCACAAAACCGTGAATGCCGTGGTGCCAAGACCGGGAACTGCAATGGTTTTGAGTTCCTTGGGAGAGTCTGGACGGGTGATGAGCTTGGGGCCTGCACCTTTGCCAAAGGCGGCTCCAGCCGGGAGAATCTCGTAGCTGTCAGTCAGGGTCAGGGCTGCCGCAGAGGACAGCTTGACGACATCATATTCGCCGCGCGCGGCGGACTGGTTCAGTTCTTCCACGTCTGCCCATGCAAAACGCACCGGGCGGGAGAGGTGTTCCTGAACGCGGCCAAGGACCCACGCTGCAAAGATGAAAGAGTCATTAGGACAGGGAGAAATTGCGACAGTTAATGGTTCGGTATTCATGGTCGTTCCCAATAAAATATCTGGCAGAATATGTCTGCCTGTGGTTGCCCGCAGTGGGCGGGGAGCTTCTGCGTTAGTTTGGACCTTCCCACCAGAATGTCAAACACGACGTGCATCCGACACCTGCTCCGAAATGGGGCGTCTGGATGGTCTGGTCTAGGCCTCCAAAAGCATGGTCATGGCCCGCCCAAGAGCGGAAAAGCCTGCCACGATGTTCCAGTCGGCTTTTTCTCTGGAGCCGATTTTGTTGGAGACACTCCGCAGTTCTAAAAACGGAATGGACTCGTGCAGGCAGGACAGGGCAAGGGCAAAACCTTCCATGTTTTCCAGCATGGCGTGCGGGTAGCGGGTTTGCATTTCCTGCGCACGTTCTGCTGTTCCGCTGACCCCTGCGACCGAGAGCATGGGGCAGAGTGGCCAGCCTTGCGGAAGGGAAAGCCCCATTGCGGTGGCTGCCGTGTATGGCTCAAGCTGAATGCGATCAAAGACGCGCTGTTCATCCTGCTCATACTGGGCAAAGCCGAGTCCGTCCGGGACGAGTCCGTCTGGTGTGTACAGCCCGTATTCGGGATTGATTTCCTCTGCGGCAATGCAGAGGCTCCCGAGACGGTGGCTGGTGGTGTCAAAGGCACCGGCAAGGCCGCAGTTAATGACGCCTGCCGGGCGGTCGCCAAGCGTGGCAAGGCAGCGCCCAAGGTGCATGGCTGCATTGAGCGGCCCTACGCCAGTGATAAGGACGGTGAGTTCGTGGTTTGCCCGAACATGAGGAAGCCACTGCCCCTGAGCAGGAACAGTGTGCATTTCCGGGAGCGCGGCTGCGCATTCCTTGTCCGTCGCAAAAACACAAAGCAGCATGTTTAGTCCTTTTCCAGAAGAACTCTGTACGCGGCAGAGGGCAGACGCTCTGTCGAAATCACATGGGCGGCATAGTGCCGGATAATGATGTCGATTTTGGCCCGCCCCTCGTGGGGGCAGAAGACTTCAAGGAGCTGGCCTTTGCGCATGTCGCGGAGATGCAAACTCATCTCCCGGTATCCGCTTCAGCAGTCCCCTGTGCAGTCAATGCGAGCTACTGTTTCACTCATGCCGCGTCCTGTCTCCTAGATGCGCCAGTACTTCAGACCGGCGGCGTTGATGTCTTCCTTGTCCCGAATACCTTTGAGGTCAAAGAACACGCCGTGTTCCGGATTGCGGAAACATGCAGCGAGGTCCTTGCTGTCCAGCTTTTTGTAGTCTTCGTGAGAGACTGCGAGAATGAGTCCATCAAGGTCTTTGAACTCGCTCAGTTCAGACAGGGTCAGGCCGTATTCGTGCACGGCTTCGGCCTTGTCGGCCAGCGGGTCATGAACCAGAATTTCTGTGCCGTATTCTTTCAGTTCATGGATGATGTCCACGACTTTGGTGTTGCGCAGGTCTGGAACGTTTTCCTTAAAGGTCAGGCCAAGAACGCCGATGCGGGCGCCCTTGATAAGGCAGCCTTCGGCGATGAGCTTTTTGATGAGTTTTTCTGCAACCCATTTGCCCATGTGGTCGTTGATGTTGCGGCCCGCAAGGATGACCTGAGGGTGGAAACCCATTTCTTCGGCCTTGAAGGTCAGGTAATAGGGGTCAACGCCAATGCAGTGACCACCGACCAGACCGGGACGGAAGTTCAGGAAGTTCCACTTGGTGCCCGCAGCTTCGAGCACTTCCAGAGTGTCGATGTCCATGCGGTCAAAAATATGTGCCAGCTCGTTCATCAGGGCGATGTTCAGGTCGCGCTGAGTGTTTTCGATGACCTTTGCGGCCTCGGCAACCCGGATGCTGGAGGCGCGGTGCACGCCAGCCTTGACCACGGAGGCGTAGACCTTGCACAGCAGGTCAGCTGTGGCCTCGTCCTGTCCTGCAACGACCTTGATGATGCTTTCAAGGGTATGAACCTTGTCGCCGGGGTTGATGCGCTCCGGGGAGTAACCCACAAAGAAGTCCGTACCGTATTCCATGCCGGATTCCTGCTCCAGAATGGGAACACAGATTTCTTCGGTGAGGCCGGGGTAGACCGTGGATTCGTAGACAACCACAGTGCCCTTGGACATGTTCTGTCCAACGGTGCGGGTTGCGCCTGTAACTGGACGGATTTCGGGACGACGGTTGGCGTCAATGGGGGTGGGAACGGCAACAATGACCAGCCCGGCGCGGGACAGGTCTTTGGGGTCGCTGGTGAACTCGACCGGAGCGGCCTTGAGGCGCTCAGGTTCAACTTCGCCAGTGCGCTCGATGCCTTCGCTCAGTTCTTTGACGCGCTGGTCAGAAATATCAAAGCCGATGACAGAAAAGTGTTCTGCAAGGGCAACGGCCAGAGGCAGGCCGACATAGCCAAGGCCAACAACGGCCAGAGGCGTTTTTTTGCTTTTCAGTTCTTCAAAGGTCGTCATCCGACGAAACTCCTGTAGTGAAATCGGCGGGGGACAGTGGACAGCGCCGCAGTGCTCCATGTACACACAAGACATGCATATTGACTGGAAACTTTTTTTGACTGCAATGGGGCTGGCCCTTGTTATGGAAGGCGTGTTCTACGCCCTTGCCGCACCAAAGCTCCCGAGTCTGTTCAAAATGATGGCCGAGCGGTCATCAGCAGAAATTCGTATCATGGGGCTGATGACCGCGCTTATCGGCCTGCTCGTTGTCTGGCTTGTGCGGACATAACCGCTTTCAAACGTTTATTTCTTTGTAGCAGTTTTCTTTACTGCTGTGGTCTTTTTTGTCTGGGCAGCAGTCTTTTTCTTTGCTGCTCCGCCTGATTTCTTGTCCGTTTTGGCCGCAGGTTCAAGCTTTTTTTCTTGCTTGGATGCTGTGGCCTTTTTTGTTGCCGCTTTTTTGCTCGTCTTTTTGGCCGCAGTTTTTTTTGCGGTGCTTTTGGCAGACGTGCTGGACGAGGCTTTTGCGGTCGTCTTTTTTTTCGCGGTGCTCTTTTTGGCTGGCTTGGCTTCGCCCTTTTTTTCGGACTTGGCCGCAGAGCTTTTCTTTACGGCGTTTTTTTTGGCCGTGCTGCTCTTGGCTGTTGAGCTGGCTTTTTTCTTGGGCGCAGCTTTTTTAGCGGCAGGCTTTTTGGGCTTTGGTGCTGCCTTTTTGGCCGGAGCTTTCTTTTTTGCTGCGGTCTTCTTAGGTGTGTCCTGCTCAATGGCCTTCTCATAGGCCGCAAGTCCGGCAGCGAGTCCCTCAGATGCCAGCTCTATGTCCTCTGTGCTGAAAGGCTCTTCTGGAGTCTCTTCATCCACAGGGATTTCTGCATTGATGCTTTTTTCGGCAACATGAATGTTGACGATGCCCGAGAGCAGGGGAACGTAGAACACTCGTTCAAAGCCTGCTTCGGTGATTTCTGAAACCAGTTCGCTGGCAACAGGGAAGCCATCAATGGTCTCTGCAAGGTAGGTGTAGGCGTCTTTGTCTCCGGAGAAAATTTTGCCGAGCGAGGGCAGAATCTTGTCCAGATAGACGTTGTACAGGCCTTTCCAGATTTTGTTCTGGCCCGACCCAAATTCGAGGATGCACATGCGTCCGCCAGGGACCAGAACGCGGTACATTTCCCGGTATGCGTCCATGCGGGGGCGAATGTTTCGAATGCCAAAGGCAATGGTCACATTATCCACGCAGGCCGTGGGGAGCGGCAGGGTACGTCCATCAGCCAGAACGGGCTGAATGTCTCTGCCGGAGTCGGTTTTGAGCTTGGTCTGTCCCTTCTGAAGCATGGCTTCAGTGAAATCCAGAGACAGCACTTTGCTTTTGGGGAACTGGCGCTTGATCTCCAGCGAGACATCAAGAGTGCCTGCTGCGAGGTCCAGAACGCGACCTGTTGGTCCGGGGCGGAGCATGCGCACCAGTCGGTGACGCCAGTAAATGTCCTGCCCAAGGCTCAGAAAGTGATTCAGAAAGTCATACCAGCCAGCGATGCGTCCGAACATGCCTGCCACACGTCCGGCGTGGTGAGATGGGTCGGGTTGTTGCATGATGTGGTGCCGTGCGTTTTAGCCCTCGTCATGGGCGTTGTCGTCAGGAGAAATCGTCGCCAGAACCTCGTCGTAAATCTTGGAGAAGTATTCCGAGAAATTCGTGGGGGATATGCGACCTGTTTCGATAAACTTGACCACAATTTCTTTAGTCACCTGCAAGGCGTTTTTCTGGAGCTTGTCCATAACAGCCTCCTCTTGGGGTACTGCGCTATGCAGTGCGTTTGAAAACCCGCCCGGGGGGAAACGCCATAAGACCACGGGTCAAAAGCTACCGGGCGGGGAAAAAGAATAACCCGAAAGGCCATCCCTTTTTGTTTGCGCCCTTTTAGCATGTCGCGCACGTGGCGTCGAGTTGTCATACGCTGCGTTTTGCGCTGGCTTCTTTGGCGCTGCATCGTAGTGATGCACCGCAAGAACAATGATTTCAGATGAAAGAATCTGCGTCGTGTGCATGACAGGGCATTCATGCGCATTGCGATACACAAGAATCTTGTTTTGTGTGTTTTTTATGGAGCGTGAGCATAAAAAAAGGCCCGCATAGCGGGCCTTTTGTACTGCAATACTGTGTTAGCTGAGGCTTTTGGCAAGCTCGGCAATCTCTTCGCGGATGATGCGGGCTGCTGCGGAAGGCACAGCAGTTTCGAGCTGCGTTTCCAGCTCAGAGATAAGTGCGGGCTGAAGTTCGGCCTTGAGCGCTTCGGCAAGCTGTGACTCCAGCTCGGAGCGCAGGTCGTCGATTTCTTCGCGCAGTGCCGTCTTGAGTGTTCCGACCAGCTCGTCCAGAAGTTCGCTTTTGATTTCTGCCTTGAGTCCTTCCAGCATTTCGGCTGGGACTTCCGGGGCAGGAGCGTCTGCAATGCTCTTTTCCAGCGTTGCAAAGCGTTCATCAAGCGTCTTTTCCAGCTTTTCGCCAATGAGCTGCTCCACACCACCAAGACGTTTTTCCATCTCGGCGTACAGGGCATTCAGGCGGTCCAGCTCAGATGATGGCGCCTTGCTCTCAATGTTTCTGCTACTTTCGTCCAGCACCTCAAGGCGCTCTTCGTGGGCCTCAAGACGCTGGCGCAGCTCTTTCAGTTCTGCCTTCATGCTGTCCTGCGCCTCATTTAGGGGCTGGAGTGCTTCGGCAGAGGCGACTGCGGCGGCAGCTGGGGCAGCAACGGGAGCTGCTGCATCCAAAAAGTCGGCATTAGGCGTGGCTGCGGGCTTGTCTTCGGCAAAGAGGTCATCGTCAAGCGTTTCTGCTTCCGGAGAACTCAGTGGGGAATTCAGCTCGTTGTCCAGCAGATCCTCATCGCCACCAAGGTCGTCCCCAAGCTCATCATCAAGACCATCAAAGTCGTCGCCAAGCTCGGGCATTGCTGCGTCCATATCGGCCGCAGCGTCTTCAAAAATTTTGTCTTCGTCAGGAAGGCTTGGCGGCTCCTGGTTGCGGGGCTTGTCGCTTTCCGCTGCCCGCGTTGCCGGGTGTCCTTCCAGATCGTCCAGCAGGTCATCCAGACCACTCAGATCAATGTCATCATCATCTGTGGTATTGTCTTCTGCCGGTGTCGCCTCTTCCAGCAGGTCGTCCAGCTCACCAAAGCTGTCGTCTTCTGCCGGGGCAGCACTGTGCATCTCTGGCTCAGGGGTGCTCATGTCTCCCTGTTCCACTTCACCAAGCAGGGAATCAATGTCGTCGCCAGAATCAATGTCGCCGAGGTCGTCCAGCAGCTCTTCTGTTTCCTCTGGAGTAGGGCGAGAGCTGTCGCTGGTGACTGGATCGTCATCATCCAGTCCAAAGTCATCCCCAAGGTCGGAGAGGTCGATGTCCTGAACCTCTTCGGAGTCGGAGTCGCCGTCTTCAGCAAAAAGGTCTTCAAGCTCTTTCTCAAAGCTGCTGTCAAAATCTTCCGCTGCGTTTTTGTCCGTCAGCGAACCTTTTTGAATAATATCGGTGTCAGTCAGTTCAAGAATATCTGGGGTGCCTTTTTCCTGTGCCATGGGGTACCTCTTCGCCCGTGCGGGCAAAACATAAAAAAAGGGGGCCACGATGGCCCCCTCGTGACTTACGCAATTATGCGTGGCAGCCGGACTTTTTGCAACCAGTCAGCTTTTTCTTGAGAGCCTTGTCGCCCTTGTGCTGCTTGGCAACTGCCTTGTGGCAGCTCAGGCAGGACTGAGGATTCTTGGCTTTCTTGGAATGCATGGCCTTGTAGTAAGAGTCCTTGCCCTTTGCCTTTTTGTCCAGATTGTCGTGGCAACCAGAGTCGGAGCACTTCTTGATTGCAGACTTGCCGTCCCAGTTGTGGTGGCAGGCTTCACACTTTGCATTTTTATGCGTGGAGTGATTGAACACGACAGGCTTTTTTGTCGCGCTGAGCTTGAGACCGTCAGCAGGTGCGTCTGCTGCGTTCAGAACCGGCAGTGCACAAAAGCACGCCAGAGCGAAACAGACAGCGCAAAGAGAAATAATCTTTTTCATCTCGCGTTTACCTCCTCAGGGTAAAGATAAAGTATTCACACGGTTCCTCTATTGCTTACGGTCAATCGTGTCAAGCAGCGGACATTTTTGTGATTAGTCTCTCATATCGACCATGCTTGATTTTTCTTTATGATGTAGCAGTAAGCTCAAGGAAGTTGCAGTGCAAAATATCACAACCTTATAGGCCTTGAGAAGGGGGAGTGTAACTGGTCACTCAACTCGTTCCTATAGAGATTTATCTATGCATGAGGTCAAAGCAGTGTGTCGCAAGCCAGTCTATAACCAAATTTGGATTTACAGCGGTGGGCAAGTTTAACGCGTCTTCGGCATAACTCATGGACAAGTCGAATTTTTTGAGGCGGGCGAGATCAAGGCGTGCAGCAAGCAGGCGTCCAAGTGAGCCTGCATCCTGACCAGAGAGCAGGAGAGCCAGCTCGCGGCGGCATCCCTGTATTATCTGTAATGCAATGTCTTTGTTCATTGCTCCCTTGGCACTGCTTTTTTTGAACCAGCCTTTGCCTGTCTGCAAGAATGCTTCAAAGCTTTTCAGCCACTCAAGGGTTTCCTCGGAAAGAGGAGGGTGGTGGGGCCACGGCAGGGTGAGAACCCAGCTCCGCGATACAAGGGTTGGCAGGAGTCGTTCGCGGTGAGGCGCCAGCAGCACAAACAGGGTGCCGGGGCATGGCTCTTCCAGTGTTTTGAGAAGGGCATTGGCAGAAGGCACAAGCAGTTCCTGCGCTTCAATAAAAATGACAACACGTTTGCCATTGCCGCGCGGGGACTGGCCAAACAGCGGTTTCAGCTCGCGAATGGTGTCAATTTTGATTTTCCCTTCTCGGCCGTCCAGCGTTATGACGTCGGCATGTGCTCCCTCTTCCACCTGAATGCAGGCCGGGCAGTGGCCACACGCAGAACCGCTCTCGCAGTTGTTGAGCTTTGCCCAGAAGCGTGCGGCTTCGATACGCTCATCTGTGCTGCCGCCTTCGAGCAGCAGGACTTGTGGCGGGTCATTCTTGAGTCGCTGAAGAATGTCCGAGATGTGCATTGTGTGGGCGTGTTCCATGTGGCTCTCCGGGAGAGGTGACGCAATAAATATTCTGAGACTATGGCCGTGATTCTGTGCAGTATTGTGCCCGCGCTCCGGATTCTCCGCAAGGCGCTTCTGGCTCACTCTGCACTCGGCGGTGTACCGCATGCGCCGTAGTAACGCAAACTCCAGACCCCACAAGGAGCTGAGAACTGTATGAATTCGCTTCACAATGAAATTCAGGCGCTTGGAAAACTTTTATGTGCCAGAAATGAGCACATTGCAACTGCCGAATCGTGCACTGGTGGGCTGATCTCCAGTACGCTGACTGACTGCCCCGGAAGTTCCGACTGGTTTCTTGGCGCGCTCGTCGCCTATTCGAATGAGATAAAGAATGCCCTTCTCAAGGTGCCCACTGAAACCTTGCAGCAGCACGGCGCTGTGAGT encodes:
- the mqnB gene encoding futalosine hydrolase, which encodes MLLCVFATDKECAAALPEMHTVPAQGQWLPHVRANHELTVLITGVGPLNAAMHLGRCLATLGDRPAGVINCGLAGAFDTTSHRLGSLCIAAEEINPEYGLYTPDGLVPDGLGFAQYEQDEQRVFDRIQLEPYTAATAMGLSLPQGWPLCPMLSVAGVSGTAERAQEMQTRYPHAMLENMEGFALALSCLHESIPFLELRSVSNKIGSREKADWNIVAGFSALGRAMTMLLEA
- a CDS encoding DUF2065 domain-containing protein, which produces MYTQDMHIDWKLFLTAMGLALVMEGVFYALAAPKLPSLFKMMAERSSAEIRIMGLMTALIGLLVVWLVRT
- a CDS encoding cytochrome c3 family protein translates to MKKIISLCAVCFALACFCALPVLNAADAPADGLKLSATKKPVVFNHSTHKNAKCEACHHNWDGKSAIKKCSDSGCHDNLDKKAKGKDSYYKAMHSKKAKNPQSCLSCHKAVAKQHKGDKALKKKLTGCKKSGCHA
- a CDS encoding DNA polymerase III subunit delta', translating into MEHAHTMHISDILQRLKNDPPQVLLLEGGSTDERIEAARFWAKLNNCESGSACGHCPACIQVEEGAHADVITLDGREGKIKIDTIRELKPLFGQSPRGNGKRVVIFIEAQELLVPSANALLKTLEEPCPGTLFVLLAPHRERLLPTLVSRSWVLTLPWPHHPPLSEETLEWLKSFEAFLQTGKGWFKKSSAKGAMNKDIALQIIQGCRRELALLLSGQDAGSLGRLLAARLDLARLKKFDLSMSYAEDALNLPTAVNPNLVIDWLATHCFDLMHR
- a CDS encoding nucleotide sugar dehydrogenase; the protein is MTTFEELKSKKTPLAVVGLGYVGLPLAVALAEHFSVIGFDISDQRVKELSEGIERTGEVEPERLKAAPVEFTSDPKDLSRAGLVIVAVPTPIDANRRPEIRPVTGATRTVGQNMSKGTVVVYESTVYPGLTEEICVPILEQESGMEYGTDFFVGYSPERINPGDKVHTLESIIKVVAGQDEATADLLCKVYASVVKAGVHRASSIRVAEAAKVIENTQRDLNIALMNELAHIFDRMDIDTLEVLEAAGTKWNFLNFRPGLVGGHCIGVDPYYLTFKAEEMGFHPQVILAGRNINDHMGKWVAEKLIKKLIAEGCLIKGARIGVLGLTFKENVPDLRNTKVVDIIHELKEYGTEILVHDPLADKAEAVHEYGLTLSELSEFKDLDGLILAVSHEDYKKLDSKDLAACFRNPEHGVFFDLKGIRDKEDINAAGLKYWRI
- a CDS encoding ubiquinone/menaquinone biosynthesis methyltransferase — protein: MQQPDPSHHAGRVAGMFGRIAGWYDFLNHFLSLGQDIYWRHRLVRMLRPGPTGRVLDLAAGTLDVSLEIKRQFPKSKVLSLDFTEAMLQKGQTKLKTDSGRDIQPVLADGRTLPLPTACVDNVTIAFGIRNIRPRMDAYREMYRVLVPGGRMCILEFGSGQNKIWKGLYNVYLDKILPSLGKIFSGDKDAYTYLAETIDGFPVASELVSEITEAGFERVFYVPLLSGIVNIHVAEKSINAEIPVDEETPEEPFSTEDIELASEGLAAGLAAYEKAIEQDTPKKTAAKKKAPAKKAAPKPKKPAAKKAAPKKKASSTAKSSTAKKNAVKKSSAAKSEKKGEAKPAKKSTAKKKTTAKASSSTSAKSTAKKTAAKKTSKKAATKKATASKQEKKLEPAAKTDKKSGGAAKKKTAAQTKKTTAVKKTATKK
- a CDS encoding 1,4-dihydroxy-6-naphthoate synthase translates to MNTEPLTVAISPCPNDSFIFAAWVLGRVQEHLSRPVRFAWADVEELNQSAARGEYDVVKLSSAAALTLTDSYEILPAGAAFGKGAGPKLITRPDSPKELKTIAVPGLGTTAFTVLCAALPNGFTPVPMLFSDIVKAVQDKKVDAGLVIHETALVYARYGLELRMDLGAWWKEQGEVAPIPLGVIAAKKSLPQEERDAVITTIRESIRFAQDHREDVWPLITTLAQELDDETLERHIVAYVDELSYDMGQAGRSALKRLSELASRTAAAHAADA